CTTCCAGAGAATCCGCTTCGTTTCGTAAATAGCTGTAGGCAATGCTGTAAAGCTTTCTTTTCTGCACAGCCACCAGCTCGTAAAATGTTTCTTCATCCGTAGCGACAATTTTCATTTCGTCATTTATAATGTGTTCCATTCTTGTTCTGTCCTCCCCCCTGCCTTTACGCATAAATCATTCCTGTGCAACTCTCTTTATGTATTGACTGCGCCGAAGCGCAAACGGTTTTGCTTTTTTTATAACGATCTAGTACAAAAGAAAAAGGCTCGGCAAGAATGCCGAACCTTGATGTGGACTTGAAGAGCTGTAGTGCTCGATAACTAGGATGAAGCTTTCTCTTTAGTTTCCCCGCTTGCACCAAGCGTTACACCGCTTTTCTGAGTAAAAGCACTTAGGATCTCTTCCGTCTCCGAGCTTGTACGATGATGGAAGCAAGCTTTGGCAACCCTTCTGGCATCCATAGCCAGTGTATTCAGGGTACGGTGTTTAACTTTCAGCAGTGCTTGCGGCGACATGCTCAGATCACTAATTCCTAGCTCCAACCAAAGTGGTAAAGAACGCTCATCTGCCGCCATTTCACCACATACACTAATATCTATTTTTGCATTACGCGCTGCTTCTACAGTCATACGAATCATTCGCAGAACCGCGGGATGATAAGGATGATACATATGCGCAATTTGTTCATTCATACGGTCCACTGCTAGTACATATTGCACCAAATCGTTAGTACCGATACTGAAAAAGTCAACTTCTTCAGCCAGTAAATCCGCAATCATAACCGCAGCTGGGACTTCAATCATAATACCGACTGGGATATTCCGATTGAACGGTATGTCTCGCTGCTCTAGTTCCGTCTTCACTTCTTCCAATACAGCTTTTGCAGCTTGCAATTCATCTAAGGAAGATATCATTGGGAACATTAGCTTTACATTCCCATATGCGCTCGCCCGCAAAATAGCAGTTAGCTGGGTTTTGAACATATCCAGTCGATTCAAGCTGATACGAATGGCACGATAACCAAGGAACGGATTCTGTTCTTCTGGTAGCTGGAAGTAATCCAGATGTTTGTCCCCGCCAATATCCAGTGAACGGATCACAACCATATGGTTGCCCACCTTCTCGACAACTTGTTTATACACTTCGAATTGTTCATTCTCTGTTGGGAAAGAACTGCGATCCATATAAAGGAACTCTGTACGGAATAAACCTACACCTTCAGCTCCATACTTGAGCGCTAAATTTAGTTCTTTAACTGAACTGATATTACCGGCCAAACGTAGATTAACTCCATCCTTTGTGACGGCCTCCACTGTAGCGAGCAATTCCAGTTGTTCTTTCTTTTTGTGCTGCTTATTCCGAATAGAAACAAATTCATTTATCGTTATCTCATCAGGATGGATTTGTACAGATCCGGTATCTCCGTCAATCACGAGCATGTCCCCGGTCTGAATAGGATTAGACAGTTTATTCTCCAAACCAGCTACGAGCGGAATGCCCAGCGCACGAGCCATAATGGAAGAATGTGAAGTTTTACCGCCCATCATGGTAACAATACCTAGAACATAAGTTGGGTTCAAGTGAGCTAACTGGGAAGGAGATAACTCCTTCGCAACGAGAATATACGGCTGTGTATCCGATGGTAACGTGACTTCCGGAGCACCTAGAAGATGCTTTAGCAGACGGTTGCCGACATCCTTGATATCAACCGCCCGCTCCTTCATGTATTCATCATCTAGCAGATCAAACATCGCTACAAAATGATCAATCGCTTCTTTTACAGCCACTTCCGCCGCCTTGTACTGGCGCTCAATAATCCCCCGGATTTCACTCATGAACACCGGATCATCCAATATCGCTAGATGAGCATCAAAAATGCTGGATTCCTCCGGACCGACCACTTCTCTGAACTCTTTTTTGATGAATTCAATTTCGTCCTTAGAGGTACGGATACCTTCGTATAAACGCTCAAACTCCTTAGCTAGATCCACTGGGTTCACTTGTGTGTCTGGTAAACTCCACTCCCAGTTCGGTAAGACAAAGGCCTTCCCGATAGCTACACCTGCTGCTGCGCCTATGCCTTGTATCATCCTTCTATCCCTCCAACGTTACTTTCATGTAAGACTACGGACATTACTGAAGATTGCCCCTTTTTAACATTTTTAAATGGAGCATAGCTCCATGATTTTACTCGATCAGGATTCGTAATCACCATTGGTGTAGCCAATGAGGCCGCATGTTCACGCAAGTAAGCGAGGTCGAATTTAACTAGTAATTGACCTGGCTCTACGCTGTCGCCTTCTTTTACAACTGCCTCAAATGGCCCTTTAAGCTGCGAAGTATCGATCCCTATATGCATGAGTACTTCCAGCCCTTCCGGCGTAGCAATACCAACGGCATGCATTGTAGGGTAGACGTGCATAACTTTCCCGAATACAGGTGAAGTAAGCTCCCCTTTTTCCGGCAAAAATGCAACACCATCACCCACTAGCTTAGCAGCAAAGATGTGATCAGGTACTTCCTCAATAGGCATCATTCTACCCTGCATAGGAGAACTGAACAGCACCTGCGGCAAATCACGAAGCATCAGCTTATTAATTTCCTCGCGTATCAGCTCAGAATACGTACCAAATACTACCTGAACATTCCCACCACCGAGCTTGATAATCCCAGCAGAACCAAGACCTTTAAGCGCCCCAGTATCAATAAATCGATCATTGTGGACGGTAAGCCTCAAACGGGTGATACAAGATTGTACTTGTACAATGTTTTCCTTACCACCAAGCGCCTCCAAGATCAGAGGTGCCTGATACGGAATGTTGCCTGCCCAATCACCGAGTTCCGAACCTTCTTCACGCCCTGGTGTCGGGATCTGAAAACGGCGAATCGCCCAGCGGAACAAATTATAATATACAATCCCATAGCCAATACCGATCGGAATCAAGAGCCAAGCCCTCTGTGACAGATGCAAGTTCAAAAAGAAGTCAATTGCGCCTGCGGAATAAGAGAACCCATGATGAATCCCAAGCATATAGGTCAGCACCATAGCTAGACCGGACATTACAGTATGTACTGCGAATAAATACGGAGACGCAAACAAAAACGCGAATTCGATCTGCTCCGAAACCCCAGTTAGAAAACAGACCATAGCCGCCCGCATGAAAGTCTTTTTAATCTTAGGCTTCAAATCCTCGCGTGCTTCCTGAATAATTGCAAAAGCAATGGCTGGCAGTGCAAACATCATAATTGGAAACAAACCCGCCATAAAAATGCCCGCCGTAGGATCCCCCGCAAAAAAACGTGGCAAATCCCCCTGAATAACAGTGCTACCATCAGGAGTTGTATAGTTTCCTAACTGAAACCAAAACACATTGTTAAGAATATGGTGAAGACCGAAGGCTGTTAGCACTCTATACAGCACTGCATAAATAAAAACGCCAAATCCGCCCGTCTGCAATATTCCTTGAAAAAGATCATCCAGTCCTCTTTGCAGAAGTGGAGATATCCCTAACATCACCCATGCAAAGACAGCCGAAAACAAACCCATGAACAGCAAAACAAAACGCGACCCTCCAAAAAACTGGATCGCCTCTGGAAGCTTGATATTTTTAAACCGGTTTTGAGCGATACCGGCGACTATACCCAGCAAAATTCCGATAAGTGTTGCAGGTTGTACAAGCCCGTCTCCCATATGGGTAACAATCCGGTCGTAAGTGAACATTCCAGCCAGTGCTGCAAGACCCGCCGTTCCAGCTTGATTGGATAATCCCCATGCTACACCCACAGCGAACAAATAAGGCATAAAATAAAAGATTCCCTGCCCAGCGTATGTAGCCACTTCGGATACCGAAGAAAGTCCCCATGCAGACCAAGGTAAGCTGCCCAAACTAAGCAAAATGGCTGCCGCCGGCAGTACCATGGTAGGAAGCATTATGGCTCTGCCCAATTGCTGCAATGATCCGAGCCAATTCAAGGCTACCCTCTCCTTTCTTTCTATATTGAATGGTAAGCGTTGCGGGGGTTTTTGTCAAAATAAACTCTAGGGAAAGCTCCGGTTATTTTAAAACACATGTTCTAACAGTCCGCTTAACATTTATTCATTTAAATTCATAGAACAGCAGGTATTCACAAAGAGATATGAAGTGAACGATACTGGGATTCTGGCAATCTTGGAGTGGGAATTCTAAAGATGGATTCCACATAGGAGATTCCACATAAGCTACAATCGAGAATAAATGTATTTTGTGCAACTATTCTTATCGATGTACCTCTGCGCACTAATTTAACTGCACTTCATACAACTATTTCGGACAATTTCACGCTTAACCTTATCTTTAACAACTTTTAAGTGTACAAAATACATCTATTTCGCATTAGCATACCGATTTTTACGATTTAGTTGCACGAAGTGCAACTATTTTCTTCAACAGCCCCTAAAGATACACCTACCACATTTGATCCGGCCGCATAGCTCTCACTTCGTATTGTCGCACTCGTTCCCCCGTAATAACAGGCTTTAGCAGCCCTTTCTCACTCAACGAGTGTAACAATCTGCGCGCGGTCCGAAAGTTGATACTGAAATGCGTGGTCACATCCTTTGGTCGTATCGCCCTACCCAGACGCCAAGCCAAACGCAACACCTCCTTCTCCTCGGATAAAATATCTACGCCTGCAGATTTACGCGCAAAATGAGGTGCCAGCACCAATTGTAAAAGCATCCGGCACACCTCGGGGCGATGCTGAAGATCGTCAACAGAAAAATGAATCATCTTCCACTCCATTCCAGTCAGAAAAGTGTCCCGATTAACTGCATAGTTGAATCTCTCGCGGTCCATGTCCTTCACATGACTTTGAAATCCGTCACACTCAATCCCGAAGCAACCGCCGCTCCGTGGAAGAAAAGCGAAGTCTAGAAACTGATATTTGCGGTTCCAGTCGTACACTTCGTATTCTGGATGCAAATCATCGAGGCTCTCAAACAACGGCCACCATACATTCTGTAAGAACAGCTTCTCAGCATAATTATGCCCTCTAACAAGCCTTCCCCTTCTTTCTCCTGATCTCTCCATCAAGTGTTTGTCAATAAACAAACCATGCGCTTCTTCAAATTCCATATTTCTATCCTCCTCTGCAAAAATAAAAAAACGCCCTTCACCGCAACCATGCGGTTAAAGGACGTTCTTCGTCTGACTTCAGTATAACAAGCTCAATTGGTGATTTACATTAAAAATAATACAACCCGTAGTAATCAAACAATACTTCTTATATTGGCTGATCTTCATTATTTATGCCCCAATATTTAAGCCGCAATTACGTCAGCGCCAAAAGTTCGTTGATTGGTTAGTTGGTTGGTTCGCTGGGTCGTCGGTACATTGTTCATCGTTCACTTAATGTTGGGTCGTCGGTTCATTAGTCATCGTTCGCTCGATGTCGGTACATTGTTCTTCGTTCACTTAATGTCGGTTCATCGGTTCATTGTTCACTCGATGTCGATTCTTCGGCGCGAAAGTCACCGACCAACTACCTCCGACCACACATTTTATCGGTAGTCGGATAAGTGTTTAACCGTCTCTCCTACGTCCGAGTACGCCCATGCATCGTGATCGCTTCCTCGACCTTGATGCATCGGTCCATAATCGCCGTCATACCGTGCTCAGCGGCGATTTTAGCGGCTTCCTTGCTGATTACCCCCTGCTGGAGCCAGAGCACACGTGCGCCGATGTCAGCGGCCTCCTGCGCGACCTTTGCACAGTGTTCACTTCGACGGAACACATTGACAATATCCACCGGCTCTGGAATTTCCGCTAACGTGTGATAGCACTTCTCTCCTAGTATTTCACCGTCAACCAATGGGTTTACAGGGATGATCCGATATCCCCGACTTTGCATAGCACCCGCGACCATATAGGAGGTACGGTCTGTTTTGTCGGATAAGCCAACAACAGCAATGTTACCTGCGGAAGCAAGGATATCTCCGATCTGCTCCCGACTTGGATTCTCAAAGCTCATAGATAGTGCCCCTTTCCATAGTTACACTTAATGATCCTTGTTTAACTGAAGCTAGATGCGCTAGCTCCCTTACTTCTATTGTACCCACTCCACATTCGCACCAAGCGCACGTAAGTGATCAAAATATTGCGGATAAGATTTAGCCACATGGTGAGCATCTTTGATCAGGAGCGGCTTACGAGCACGTAAACCAACAACTGACAGCGCCATAATTACACGGTGGTCGTAATGCGCATTGATGGTTACACCACCTTCGACCCCTTCCGGCATGCCGTGAACAATAATCTCATCGCGGCGTTCCTCAACATTAGCTCCTGCACGGGTTAACTCTGCCAAGTAATCGGTAATACGATCACATTCCTTATACCGCAGATTCTCAACGTTGTAGAATCGCGATGTACCTTCTGCAAATACAGCAGCAGCCACCATTGCCAGCACTGCATCGGTTGCAGCATCTCCGTCAAATTCAACGGCTTTTAGAACACCGTTTCCTTGTACGTGTACAGTGCCCTCTTCATGTGTAAGAGGTACTTCCATCATACGCAGCACATCGACAATCGCTCTCTCTCCCTGTTTACTCTGTTCCACAAGTCGATGAACCTTAACATCCGACTTTGTAACAGCAGCAGCCGCAAGAATAGCCGCAGAGCCAGGATAGTCACCTTGAACAGTATATGTCTTAGCCGCGTAAGCTTGACGACCCGGCACTTTAAAGGACATATAATCGTCCGCCGCATGAACCACAATTCCCGCCTGCTCTAATACTTCTAGTGTCTGGCCTACGACAACCTTCGATTTCAAATCATCAAGGACAATAATTTCACTATCTTCTTCAAGCAATGGTGTCAGGAACAGCAGCGCACTTAGGAACTGGGAGCTGACTGCACCGGAAACTGTGATTTTACCCCCAACAGGTTTACCTCCACGTATTGTGATCGGCAGCTTTCCTTCATTATGCTCTACCTTCACACCAAGCTGTTCTAGAGACACGATCAGGTCGTCATGCGGTCGTTTGCCTAATGAGTCAGGATACGTGTTTACGAATGTAACCTCAGGGCTTAGCGCAGCCACAGCCATTAGAAAACGTAGTACTGCTCCAGCATTTCCCACATTAAGTTCCTTAACA
This window of the Paenibacillus sp. FSL R10-2734 genome carries:
- a CDS encoding CoA-binding protein produces the protein MSFENPSREQIGDILASAGNIAVVGLSDKTDRTSYMVAGAMQSRGYRIIPVNPLVDGEILGEKCYHTLAEIPEPVDIVNVFRRSEHCAKVAQEAADIGARVLWLQQGVISKEAAKIAAEHGMTAIMDRCIKVEEAITMHGRTRT
- the ptsP gene encoding phosphoenolpyruvate--protein phosphotransferase; protein product: MIQGIGAAAGVAIGKAFVLPNWEWSLPDTQVNPVDLAKEFERLYEGIRTSKDEIEFIKKEFREVVGPEESSIFDAHLAILDDPVFMSEIRGIIERQYKAAEVAVKEAIDHFVAMFDLLDDEYMKERAVDIKDVGNRLLKHLLGAPEVTLPSDTQPYILVAKELSPSQLAHLNPTYVLGIVTMMGGKTSHSSIMARALGIPLVAGLENKLSNPIQTGDMLVIDGDTGSVQIHPDEITINEFVSIRNKQHKKKEQLELLATVEAVTKDGVNLRLAGNISSVKELNLALKYGAEGVGLFRTEFLYMDRSSFPTENEQFEVYKQVVEKVGNHMVVIRSLDIGGDKHLDYFQLPEEQNPFLGYRAIRISLNRLDMFKTQLTAILRASAYGNVKLMFPMISSLDELQAAKAVLEEVKTELEQRDIPFNRNIPVGIMIEVPAAVMIADLLAEEVDFFSIGTNDLVQYVLAVDRMNEQIAHMYHPYHPAVLRMIRMTVEAARNAKIDISVCGEMAADERSLPLWLELGISDLSMSPQALLKVKHRTLNTLAMDARRVAKACFHHRTSSETEEILSAFTQKSGVTLGASGETKEKASS
- the aroA gene encoding 3-phosphoshikimate 1-carboxyvinyltransferase, encoding MDVIVRPTPSLQGEFGALSSKNYTTRYLLVAALSEGVSTIYHPAHSEDSDAIRRCIADLGAVLTEDDEKIVIQGFGRKPKDVKELNVGNAGAVLRFLMAVAALSPEVTFVNTYPDSLGKRPHDDLIVSLEQLGVKVEHNEGKLPITIRGGKPVGGKITVSGAVSSQFLSALLFLTPLLEEDSEIIVLDDLKSKVVVGQTLEVLEQAGIVVHAADDYMSFKVPGRQAYAAKTYTVQGDYPGSAAILAAAAVTKSDVKVHRLVEQSKQGERAIVDVLRMMEVPLTHEEGTVHVQGNGVLKAVEFDGDAATDAVLAMVAAAVFAEGTSRFYNVENLRYKECDRITDYLAELTRAGANVEERRDEIIVHGMPEGVEGGVTINAHYDHRVIMALSVVGLRARKPLLIKDAHHVAKSYPQYFDHLRALGANVEWVQ
- a CDS encoding glucose PTS transporter subunit IIA, whose protein sequence is MNWLGSLQQLGRAIMLPTMVLPAAAILLSLGSLPWSAWGLSSVSEVATYAGQGIFYFMPYLFAVGVAWGLSNQAGTAGLAALAGMFTYDRIVTHMGDGLVQPATLIGILLGIVAGIAQNRFKNIKLPEAIQFFGGSRFVLLFMGLFSAVFAWVMLGISPLLQRGLDDLFQGILQTGGFGVFIYAVLYRVLTAFGLHHILNNVFWFQLGNYTTPDGSTVIQGDLPRFFAGDPTAGIFMAGLFPIMMFALPAIAFAIIQEAREDLKPKIKKTFMRAAMVCFLTGVSEQIEFAFLFASPYLFAVHTVMSGLAMVLTYMLGIHHGFSYSAGAIDFFLNLHLSQRAWLLIPIGIGYGIVYYNLFRWAIRRFQIPTPGREEGSELGDWAGNIPYQAPLILEALGGKENIVQVQSCITRLRLTVHNDRFIDTGALKGLGSAGIIKLGGGNVQVVFGTYSELIREEINKLMLRDLPQVLFSSPMQGRMMPIEEVPDHIFAAKLVGDGVAFLPEKGELTSPVFGKVMHVYPTMHAVGIATPEGLEVLMHIGIDTSQLKGPFEAVVKEGDSVEPGQLLVKFDLAYLREHAASLATPMVITNPDRVKSWSYAPFKNVKKGQSSVMSVVLHESNVGGIEG